The DNA window TCAACTTTTCCTCTACTAGATTCTCTTATTTTTCTTGTTTGAGTAGACCTTGGAAGCATCCCATATTCTGCAGTTACCCAACCTTTCCCCTTTCCTTTTAGGAATGGTGGTACTCTATCTTCTATAGACGCTGTACATATTACTTTCGTATTTCCCATCTCTATGAGTACTGAGCCTTCTGCATAGGCTAAATAATCTTTTGTAATTTTAACTTTTCTTAATTCATTTTCTTTTCTACCATCAAATCTCATTGTTCCATCTCCTATCTTGAGTGCTTATCATCATAAATTATTGTACCATATAAACCCATCTATTACATCTTTCTTTAGTGTATCCTTTCCATTGTTCATTTATTTGTTCACAACAAAAAACCAGTGGAATTCCACTGGTCCTTATTCATATTGATTAGCAAATGTAGGTACTACCACAGGATCTTCCTTATTTTCTTTTCCTAATTTTAATTCCTTTCCATTTACAAGTAGTTTCACTCCAGCAATTAGTGGATTCTGCTCTTTTACAGTAAGTCCAAAGGATTTTGCTACGCTTTGTGCTGCCGCTTCATTATCTGTCACTTCTAATATTTCTTCAGAAAGATTGATGCAAGCTACACTTTCATTCATATCTACACTTACTACACGAGTCCCTTTTGGAATCTCACTATATAAGCCTCGTCCTTCTGGTGGTCCTTCAACCAAAGCATCTAGTGCATCTAGTACATTTGTACTTGCTTGATCATTCTTTTCAATCCCCTTTGTAACAGGTACAAAATATGATTCTAATCCATTTGTTGTTCCTTCATAGTATACAACTACTTTATTGTCGCTCTTCTTTGCACTTACATAATTAATATTATCTCTACTAAGAGCTTGTGCTGTTTTTGTTCCATATTCAAGATTATTAGGAACTTTTCCATCAATCATCACCTGAACACGATCAATTGTTGGAAATTCAGTCAATGTATAAGTTACGGCTTTTACTAGTGCTGTTTCTTCTTCTTTACTGAAATAATTTAGAAAATCACTACTAAAATCCACCTTGCAAAGTCCTTCACAAATATTCATTCCTCTTATTTCTGTATTTGCTGGAATAGTTGGAATTAATCCAATTTCTTCAATATCCTTTCTATTTGCAGGATTGTCAATCATTGCTCTTAATGCTTCTTTCGCTATTCCTCTCCCTTGTGTCCAAGGAATTTTTCTCATGACAGGAATCAAAAATCCTTTGTCATCTTTATAGTAAAGCACCGTATTTCTTAACCCCTCATCCTTTTGTGCATCATCACCACTCTCAACAATATTCGAAGCAGATTGTTCTTCATCTTCAAATAATCCTTTAACCATGTGAATTGGATTTGCACATCCAGCAAGACTGATCATCATGCATAGTATTAAACTTATCGCAACTACTTTTTTTACTTTCATCTTCTTACCTCCTTAACAAATGTCTCTATAAAATTATATTAAGGAGGGGGGCATACTATGTCTAAAACTATAAATTTGTATTATTTTCTTTAAATAGCTGCCTTGAATATACTTTGTATCTACAAAAGAAGAGATGCATTTGCATCTCTTTCTACTCCTCATCAAAATATCTTTTTATTCCATTAAATAAGGCTTGGGCAGCTTTTTGTCTATATTCTGGTGTACTGATCAACATTCCTTCTCTTTGATTTGAAATGAATCCAACTTCTGCAATGACAGAAGGCATATTTGTTTCTCTTATAACAACAAATTCCGGCTCATTTTTAATACCTCTATCTTTGACTTTCAATTCTTTTATCATTTCTTCTTGTATAGTCTTTGCAAACCTCTTACAATCCCTTGTTGGATCATCTACGTAAAGCATTTCAATACCTGATACACCTTTGTTTTCAGCATAGTTATAATGTATACTTACAAATGCTGCTCCACCTAATCCATTTGCTACCTCTGGTCTTCCGTATAAATTAAGGGTTGTATCATCTGTTCTTGTCATATAGGTTGTAAACCCTGATTTTTTCAATAAGTCATTTAGTCGTTTTGCCGTATCTAATGTCAGCTCTTTTTCTACTAAATTTAATGCTTTATTGCTTGCACCTGGATCTTTCCCACCATGGCCTGGGTCAATGATTACTAGTTTGCCACTATAGTTAGAAGTCTTTATTCTTCTATTTTCAAATTTTATGATGATTCTATCTGTAAATTTCTCTGTAGTTTGTATTCTATAATCTGTTATGTCTTTTAATTGTACACCAATATAGTAATCATCATCATTTCCACTAACACGAATGCTTTTGATCATGTTATCCTCTATATCTAATATTTCTTCTTTTAGTTCAATTTTATTTTTAGGTACTTTTATAATAAGCTCATTGGTAATAGTAGCATAGTCTATAGCATACTCTCCTAATTCTTTTAATGTTAACTTTAAGAAAGATCCATTCATATCTTCTCTTTGATAATCAAGATAATCAAACTTTTGATTATAGGATTGATCAAGAGGCTCTTTATTAGTATATATCAAAATATCTGTTCCTTCATGATCAACAAATATATTTTCAAGACTTTGTCCTTCTTCAAGATCTAAAACAACACGAACAATTTTTTCATTCTTATCATAATTGTCATCAGGGGCAAACTGTGCTGTTCTGATTCTCTTGATGCTTCCTTGTGCAATAGGAATTTCATTCTGATTAAAAGCTAATTTAGCATTTAATACATCTACCACTACTTTATTTCCAAAATCCATCACATTATATTGAGGCTCTTCTTCTGTTTGAATAACAATTGCATCTAGATTATTTCTTTTTTCTAAACCTATATTTTTTACAGCATTTAAATCTTCTGCTTGTGAATTTTCACCCTTTGAAAATTTAACCTGAATAGCACAAAGTTCTTCATTAAATACAACCTGATACTCTTTTTTCATAGATAAATCAATAACAATCCTACTAACATTTCTAGGGTTTGTTTCAAAAATAGAACCTCTAATACCTATCACACCATCCACATTTACATTTTTATTGATGATACCACCATTTTTTGTGAGATTCGGATTATTTATATTCAATTTGGTATTTGGAATATCTATAATTAAACGATCATTTCCTCCGAATCTACTTCCTGGCAAATACATGGTATTAAAATCTACTTGTCCTGTAGTTTTAATAAGTATTTGAGGGGTAGGCCCATTATTTTCATATGTAATACCATTTATAGTTTGCTCTGGATAGTCTACTGTGGCTGTAACAATCTCTGGTATCCAGTTTACTTCCATTCCAAATTGCTCTCCTATAAATTTCAAAGGTACCATAGTGTTGGTATTTCCTTCATAACTTAATAGCTTTGCAGGAACCCCATCTGGAAGATTAACCCCTTTTCCGTTCACCCTGGCCACATTACTATCAATTTTTAATGTAATAACCTTATCTTTTACAATCATTGTTGCTTCATATTTTTCTTGATTCCACTGAATCTTTGCACCTAAATGCTCCTCTACTAATCTTATAGGTACTAAAATCTTACTTTTATTATTCACTGTATAAAGAACTGGTGGTACATCTGTATATACATCTTTTCCGCCCATCATAACATTTACTCTTCTTACTTGTTGGGTCTTTCCAGTCATTTCATCTGTCATATTTATGAAGCTTTGTTCTAATTTTGCTCCAAAAGAAATCGTACTCATCCCTAAAACAATAGTGAATATAAGAAATATGGATACTAAACGTTTCATCAAAATTCCCCCTAATCCTATGTCAATTTTCTTTATTCGTCCATTTTTATGTATATTTATAATTTTCGACAGCTCTATTCTGCTGATTACAGTTATATCATTTAAATGAAACTTATGTCAATTTTCTTTTAATAATTGTCATTGAGATTTAATATTTCCCCTAAAGAAAAAAGATACGCAGTAACTGCGCATCTTTTTTGTTTAGGAAATATTAGCTTTAAAAACTGTTAATAACTTATGATTGAAAAGTTAAATGATTAATCACTTTGAGCAACGGAAATTTCAAAAGAAAGTTTTGAAATTTCGTTGGCGACATGAGCATATGCGAGAGCATAATGCGAATTTTTTTATTTTAGTAATACTTCATCAAAATATCTTGTCACACCATTAAATAATGATTGTGCTGCTTTTTGCCTATAGTTTTCAGTTGCAGCTTTTGACGCTTCTGTAGTATTAGACATGAATCCCATTTCTGCAAGTATTGCAGGCATCTTGGTTTCTCTTATAACTACTAATTTAGGTCTATGAACTACTCCTCTATCTACAGCCTTTAATTCCTTTACCATTTCATTCTTTACGATCTTAGCAAAGGTTTTATTATCTCTATATGGGTCGTTGCCATTGTAAAGTACTTCTACCCCTGTTATTCCTTTTTTAGGATGCCAATTGTAGTGAACACTTACAAATACATCTGCATGGAGTCCATTGGCTATTTCTGCTCTTTTGTATAATCCTACATAAGTATCATCGTCTCTTGTCATGTAAGTATTAAATCCTGCTTCTTCTAACAGCTTATTCAATCTTTGTGCTGTATCTAATGCTAAATATTTTTCTTGTAATCCGTTATCACAAGCACCAGGATCTTTTCCCCCATGACCTGCATCAATAACAACCATTTTTCCACTATATTTTGAATTTGCTATTTTAGTATTCTTAAATTCCACTTGAATATTGTATTTTTTACTATCTTCTGTTTTGATTGTATAGGATGTTCCTTCTTTAAGCTTTATGGTTATATCATAATATTTATTATCTGCATCATCAATATCTATTGATTTTATCATACTATCATCAATATTTAGAGTCGTGTCTGTAAGGCCTATTTGATTCTTTGGAATTTTTAATCTTAATTCCTTTTTAGAATCGTTATATTCTTCATTATACGTATCTCTTTCTTCTAAAGACAGATTCAAGATGGATTTATTTACAGCTTCTTTCTTATAGTTAAATCCTTGAAGGGGTTTACTATTCACATAAACCAATATATCCATCCCTTCATCTTCAACATATACATTTTCAAAACTTTGTCCCTTTTCAAGGTCTAATACCACCCGGACAATTTTATCATCTTTATCATAGTTATCATCAGGCTTAAACTCCGCTATTCTTATTTTTTTGATACCATTTTTTGAAACCAGCATTTCATTTTTATTAAACTTCAATTTTGCATTTATAACATCTACAACTACTCGATCCCCTAAGTCAATTACATTATATGCTGGAATCTCATCTGTATGGATAATTACTGCATCTGCATTATTCCTTTTTTCCATCTTTATATTTTTTACCGTATTTAAAAAATCTACCTTTATTTCATTATTTTCTTTATCAAAAGTAACATCATATCCTCTTGGTAAAGCTAAATCAATAACAATCCTCGTTACTTCCCTAGGGCTCTTTTCAAATAAAGAAGCTCTAATAGTCATAACACCCATATCATATACTTTTTTCTTAATCTCATTTCCTTCTTTCATGAAATCCGAGTCATTTATATTCAGGTTTGCATTGGGAATATCTAAAATTAAACGATCTGTTCCTCCAAATTTGCTTCCTGGTAAATAAATAGGGGATACCTCTACATCTCCTGTGGTTTTAATGGTTACCCGAGGAATATCTTTATGCTTTTCAACCGCAATTCCTGTAATAGATTGCTTTGGTAAATCTACTGTTGCTGTAGTCGTTTCTTGTATCCAATTTACATCCATTCCAAGCTGCTCTGCTACAAATCGTAAGGGTACCATGGTTCGATATTTCCCTTGATATCCTAATAATTTTGCAGGAACACCATTAGGAAGTACATACTCTTTTCCATTAACCGTAGCTTTAGCACTATCAATTTTTAGTACAATGGTCTTTTCTTCTGTTTTAATGGTAGCTTCTTTATTTTGTTGATTCCATTCAATTTTGGCACCTAAATTTTCAACAACAAATCGAACAGGAACCAACGTACGACTTTTCCCTTTAATTGTGTAAAGAAGGGATGGAACATCTGTATAAATATCTTGTCCGCCCATCAAGAGGTTTACACCATATACTTCCTCTGTTTTTTGATTCATTCCATCTGTAATCTCTACAACGGTTCTTTCTAACTTGGCACCAAAAGCAGTAATACTCATTCCTAAAATCATGGTGAGCACCAGTAATACTGACAACAATCGCTTCATTTTTTTGTCCCCCTAGCATTATTTTTTCCTCTTCTTTATGAAATAATAAAGACATTATTTATGTATTTTCAAAATTACTTATAATTATATTTATTTCGACACTTTATCCCTACATACCAGTTATATCATCTTGTTAAAACTTATGTCAACCGCCTTAACACAATTGTAATTGAGTTTTAATATTGACCATAAAATACCACAAAATAAACCTTTGACTTTTTGCTTTTTATCTTTTAAAATGAATTAGGAAAAATAAATATAGGTGAATGAAGATTATTAGAGATATCCTTTTGGATAACCGAAGGAGCAAGGAATAAACTAAGCTATAGATTTATTTTGAAACTTTCAGGTCTAAATATAATAATCAGACACAACCCTGGAGAGACTGCTGATACAAGTATCATCGACGAAGAAACTTACATTTTTATGTAGGGAAACTTTCAGATAAAAGGACAGGGGTAAGATAGCATAAATTTTCTATGCTATTTTACCCTTGTCTTTTTCTTTTTGATCATTACATAAAATAGGAGGTGTTTTTTATGAAAAAAATATTAAGAAAAGAATTTTTAGGGACAGTCATCATCTCTGCTTTTGCTCTATTTGTAAGTATTCAATCAATGTTTTAAAAGCTGCGTTTTAATGAAACGCAGCTTTTTTCCTCTAAACTAGTTTTGGCAAAATATCTTTTTCCAATCTTCTACGCTAAGCATCCTATGATCAGAAACAATATACTTCAATTGAATATCTTTTGGCTCTATCGTATGCATGACAAGAACCTCTGCATCATATCCCTCTTTTTTATCTACTCTAGCTTTTAAATTTTCTTTAAAACTCAATGAGGTCTCCCAATATTCTCTTAACAGCTCTTTCCCTTTTGTATCTAAGTACCCTTTGCATTTTTGAAGTTTTTGGATATTCTGTAGTATGTACGGTTCATAAATCTGATTTGCACAGTTTTCATTTGCAATCCAACACCGATCTTCATTAATTTTAATAGCAAGAACAGCACTATGGGAATGAAATTTATGATTTTTAGGATAATTCATACTTGCAAAAATGGATTTGGTTCTTATAACCCAATGAGGTATACACTCAGGTTTTTGTTCATCAATCAATTGATGAAAACCATCATATTTTGTTTTATAAGTCACTTTATCATCAAAAACGATCCCTAATTTTAATGTTTTCTTTAAATCCATAAGACTTATAATATGATAAATCACACCTTTTTCTTTATAATCTGGAAAAATCATGACGTACCCTCCCAAAAGATTTTAAAATCTAATTTTATGGTGTGATTTTTTTATTATTTCTATTCGAATATACATTTTTTTCAATGCATGAATTTCAAGTTTCATCCAGATACTATCATTAGGAGGTTGATCGGATGATTAACATAAACTGCTCTCTACCTTGTTTTTTTGAAAATGACGGTAAATGCACGTTGACCCATGTCATCTCTTTATCTTCAACGCCTCATCCTAAATGCATATATTTTACACCTAAGGATTCTTCTCCTAGCAAACATCCATCACTAGATACTATGTATAACAAAACCGAAGATTAATCTTTCGGTTTTGTTTTTTTCTAAATAATAAACATTGCTATAATAGTTGTAACCACTAATCCTACAACAACAGGAATAAAATTTCTTCGAGCTAAATCCATAGGCGTTACTCTACAAATAGCAGCAGCAGGAATCAAGCCCCAAGGAACAAGAGTTCCTCCACCTACCCAAATTGCACCGATTTGACCAAGAGCTGCAAGTTTTGGAATACTTGCACCTACTGCGGTTCCAAAAACCTTTGCTAAGGATCCTGCTAAAGACATTCCTGAAAATCCTGAACCATCTAATCCTGTTATTGCACCTACCATCATTTCCATAGTAGCTACTACTGGTCGATTCATAGGTGCTATAGAGGCTAATGCACTTCCCATATCTGATAAAATCCCTTGAGAGCCTACGGGTAAAGCTGCATCTCCTAAAACAGCTTGTATAGGTGATACTTCCCCCATATAGAAGAAAGCAGCAATAGGAAGGATTGGTCCAAATATTTCCATACCAAAGACGAATCCTCCACGAATAAATTCCGTTATTTTATCTAATGCTTCTCCTTTGTATTCTACAATAGAAATAATCATCAAAATAAGTATTGCAGTTCCACCAATTAGTGCAGTAGCATCTCCGCCTCTTAATTCAAACAGAAACATAGCAACAATATCCATAGCAAAGGCAAAAGGAACAAGCACTGCTGCAAATTTTGCAACGGGTCTTGCTTTATTTCCTTCTTCTACAGCTAATTCATCTATCAATGGTTTTTCCACTTTCCCATTTTTCATATCCCTCTTCAAAAGAATGAATGCTGTAATAATCGTAACAATCCCCATCACCCAAAATAATGGAGTTCCTTTACTTATAACAGCTTCAACTGGAACACCTGCAGCTGTTGCTGTGATTGTTGGTGCCCCTTGTATAACATAGTCAGTAGATAAAGCTAATCCATGGCCAAATAGATTGATTGCCATGGCAACCCCTATAGCAGGAAGCCCCACTCGCAGTGCCACTGGTAATAATACTGCTCCCACTAAAGCAGTAGCAGGGGATGGCCAAAAGAACCACGATACAATAAGCATGACTATTCCTGTAAACCAAAAGGCAATATCAGGTGTCTTAATAAATTTTCTAAAGGGCTCTACCATCAATCGATTGGCACCAATTTCTTCTAAAATCTTAGACATTGCCACTATACATGAAATAACAATGATAATCCCTAATAACTCCATTCCAGCCACAATTAGTCCATCAAATACAGCTTTTGTTGCTCCAAGCAATGTTTTTTTCACTACAAATCCCATCAAAAATACACCTAGAATACATGGGATAATCGTATCTTTTCTTAAAATCATAACGATCAACACAACCAATACCATGATCACATATACCCAGTGCAGTAGTGTTAATTCTACCATTTTACAACCTCCCTTTTGATAGCTTATATTCATAATATTCAAAGATGGAGGTCTAGGTTACATGGAAAAAAGATGGTGAAATTAATCACCATCTTTTTTTTATTATTCTATGGATGCATTTCCAAAGAACCAATGTCCCATTTTTGTTTTTTCCCAATTCTTTACACGTTCATTGACCATTTGTGGTCTTGTGTAATAGTAAATTGGCATAACAATCATTTTCTCCATCATCAAATCTTGCGCTTCATAAAGGAGCTTGAACCTTTCTTGTCCTGTTAATAATTTTGAACCTTCAATAAGTTTATCATATTCAGCACTATCCCATTGTGCATCGTTATTTCCTGAATAGGATAACCACAAATCAAGCATTGTCATGGGATCAGCATAATCTCCTAACCAACCTGCTCTTGCAATAGAAAAGTTCCCTTGATGTCTTGTGTCTTGGAATACTGCCCACTCTTGGTTTGCAAGTTTCACGTTAATTCCAAGGTTTTCCTTCCACATAGCTTGAACAGCCTCTGCAACTGCTTTATGAGATTCATTTGTATTATAGATTACTTCAAGCTCTGGGAATCCTTCTCCATTAGGATATCCAGCTTCTGCTAATAATTTTTTTGCTTCTTCTACATTTGCAGCATTTGGATCAATCCCATAATCTCCTGCAACCTTTTGGAATTCTTTTCCTTCTGCATCTAATAATCCTGGCGGTGTAAATCCAGTAGCAG is part of the Crassaminicella profunda genome and encodes:
- a CDS encoding GerMN domain-containing protein; its protein translation is MKVKKVVAISLILCMMISLAGCANPIHMVKGLFEDEEQSASNIVESGDDAQKDEGLRNTVLYYKDDKGFLIPVMRKIPWTQGRGIAKEALRAMIDNPANRKDIEEIGLIPTIPANTEIRGMNICEGLCKVDFSSDFLNYFSKEEETALVKAVTYTLTEFPTIDRVQVMIDGKVPNNLEYGTKTAQALSRDNINYVSAKKSDNKVVVYYEGTTNGLESYFVPVTKGIEKNDQASTNVLDALDALVEGPPEGRGLYSEIPKGTRVVSVDMNESVACINLSEEILEVTDNEAAAQSVAKSFGLTVKEQNPLIAGVKLLVNGKELKLGKENKEDPVVVPTFANQYE
- a CDS encoding N-acetylmuramoyl-L-alanine amidase family protein; protein product: MKRLVSIFLIFTIVLGMSTISFGAKLEQSFINMTDEMTGKTQQVRRVNVMMGGKDVYTDVPPVLYTVNNKSKILVPIRLVEEHLGAKIQWNQEKYEATMIVKDKVITLKIDSNVARVNGKGVNLPDGVPAKLLSYEGNTNTMVPLKFIGEQFGMEVNWIPEIVTATVDYPEQTINGITYENNGPTPQILIKTTGQVDFNTMYLPGSRFGGNDRLIIDIPNTKLNINNPNLTKNGGIINKNVNVDGVIGIRGSIFETNPRNVSRIVIDLSMKKEYQVVFNEELCAIQVKFSKGENSQAEDLNAVKNIGLEKRNNLDAIVIQTEEEPQYNVMDFGNKVVVDVLNAKLAFNQNEIPIAQGSIKRIRTAQFAPDDNYDKNEKIVRVVLDLEEGQSLENIFVDHEGTDILIYTNKEPLDQSYNQKFDYLDYQREDMNGSFLKLTLKELGEYAIDYATITNELIIKVPKNKIELKEEILDIEDNMIKSIRVSGNDDDYYIGVQLKDITDYRIQTTEKFTDRIIIKFENRRIKTSNYSGKLVIIDPGHGGKDPGASNKALNLVEKELTLDTAKRLNDLLKKSGFTTYMTRTDDTTLNLYGRPEVANGLGGAAFVSIHYNYAENKGVSGIEMLYVDDPTRDCKRFAKTIQEEMIKELKVKDRGIKNEPEFVVIRETNMPSVIAEVGFISNQREGMLISTPEYRQKAAQALFNGIKRYFDEE
- a CDS encoding N-acetylmuramoyl-L-alanine amidase; the protein is MKRLLSVLLVLTMILGMSITAFGAKLERTVVEITDGMNQKTEEVYGVNLLMGGQDIYTDVPSLLYTIKGKSRTLVPVRFVVENLGAKIEWNQQNKEATIKTEEKTIVLKIDSAKATVNGKEYVLPNGVPAKLLGYQGKYRTMVPLRFVAEQLGMDVNWIQETTTATVDLPKQSITGIAVEKHKDIPRVTIKTTGDVEVSPIYLPGSKFGGTDRLILDIPNANLNINDSDFMKEGNEIKKKVYDMGVMTIRASLFEKSPREVTRIVIDLALPRGYDVTFDKENNEIKVDFLNTVKNIKMEKRNNADAVIIHTDEIPAYNVIDLGDRVVVDVINAKLKFNKNEMLVSKNGIKKIRIAEFKPDDNYDKDDKIVRVVLDLEKGQSFENVYVEDEGMDILVYVNSKPLQGFNYKKEAVNKSILNLSLEERDTYNEEYNDSKKELRLKIPKNQIGLTDTTLNIDDSMIKSIDIDDADNKYYDITIKLKEGTSYTIKTEDSKKYNIQVEFKNTKIANSKYSGKMVVIDAGHGGKDPGACDNGLQEKYLALDTAQRLNKLLEEAGFNTYMTRDDDTYVGLYKRAEIANGLHADVFVSVHYNWHPKKGITGVEVLYNGNDPYRDNKTFAKIVKNEMVKELKAVDRGVVHRPKLVVIRETKMPAILAEMGFMSNTTEASKAATENYRQKAAQSLFNGVTRYFDEVLLK
- a CDS encoding hydroxymyristoyl-ACP dehydratase; translated protein: MININCSLPCFFENDGKCTLTHVISLSSTPHPKCIYFTPKDSSPSKHPSLDTMYNKTED